One region of Chryseobacterium sp. SORGH_AS_0447 genomic DNA includes:
- the folE gene encoding GTP cyclohydrolase I FolE codes for MVDFTDNDDDIFTGKEHTPIREDAFDKSPEEKIEKITELFGEIMETLGMDMTDDSLKDSPRRVAKMYVNEIFGGLLPENKPGISTFSNKYKYRQMLVEKDITVYSFCEHHFLPIIGRAHVAYISNGEVIGLSKINRIVDYYAKRPQVQERLTMQIVDALKEALGTKDVACIIDAKHLCVNCRGIKDTASSTITAELSGIFRTNPITRQEFLHYVGSHAKLD; via the coding sequence ATGGTTGATTTTACGGATAACGACGATGATATTTTCACAGGAAAAGAACATACGCCTATACGGGAAGATGCTTTTGATAAATCACCGGAAGAGAAGATAGAAAAAATTACCGAACTTTTTGGAGAAATTATGGAAACACTGGGAATGGATATGACAGACGATTCCTTAAAAGACTCTCCAAGACGGGTTGCGAAAATGTATGTAAATGAAATTTTCGGAGGCCTTCTTCCTGAAAATAAGCCGGGAATTTCTACCTTTTCAAATAAATATAAATACCGCCAGATGCTGGTGGAAAAAGATATTACCGTATATTCGTTCTGCGAGCACCACTTTTTACCGATTATCGGAAGGGCACACGTAGCTTATATCTCAAACGGTGAAGTTATCGGCCTTTCAAAAATCAACAGGATCGTTGATTATTATGCGAAAAGACCGCAGGTTCAGGAAAGACTGACGATGCAGATCGTGGACGCTTTAAAGGAAGCCCTGGGAACCAAAGATGTAGCCTGTATCATCGATGCTAAGCATCTTTGCGTAAACTGTAGAGGAATAAAAGATACGGCAAGTTCAACCATTACGGCGGAATTAAGCGGGATTTTCCGAACTAATCCGATTACCAGACAGGAATTCCTTCATTATGTAGGGAGCCATGCAAAATTGGATTAA
- the metF gene encoding methylenetetrahydrofolate reductase [NAD(P)H], whose amino-acid sequence MKITDHIKNANGKPLFSLEVVPPQKGIGIEDLYRNIDPLMEFKPPFIDVTTSREEYIYIDKGNGLMERRITRMRPGTLGICAAIQHKYNVDTVPHLLCGGFTKEETEYLLVDCMYLGIDNVMALRGDAMKGHQYFEPTSGGHASAMDLVHQINNLGRGKYLHNEEKECEEHNKFCIGVAGYPEKHMEAPSMNYDLKWLKQKVDAGADYIVTQMFFDNKKYIEFVKKAREMGITVPIIPGIKPIATKKHLKILPQIFKIDLPEELINEVEHAKNNEAVKQIGIEWAIAQCKELLDFGVPVLHFYSMGKSDNIKKVAGALF is encoded by the coding sequence ATGAAAATCACCGACCACATAAAAAACGCAAACGGAAAACCTTTATTTTCCCTCGAAGTTGTTCCGCCACAGAAAGGAATCGGAATCGAAGACCTTTACAGAAACATCGATCCGTTAATGGAATTTAAGCCGCCTTTTATTGATGTAACGACTTCAAGGGAAGAATATATTTACATCGACAAAGGAAACGGGCTGATGGAACGCCGGATCACCCGGATGCGTCCCGGAACCTTGGGGATCTGTGCGGCTATTCAGCATAAATACAATGTAGACACCGTTCCGCATTTGCTGTGCGGCGGCTTTACAAAAGAAGAAACCGAATACCTGCTGGTCGACTGTATGTATCTGGGGATCGATAACGTAATGGCTTTAAGGGGGGATGCGATGAAAGGGCATCAGTATTTTGAGCCAACCTCCGGCGGACATGCCAGTGCGATGGACCTGGTGCATCAGATCAATAACCTGGGAAGAGGGAAATACCTGCATAATGAAGAAAAAGAATGTGAGGAGCACAATAAATTCTGTATAGGTGTAGCAGGCTATCCCGAAAAACATATGGAAGCCCCTTCCATGAATTACGACCTGAAATGGCTGAAGCAGAAAGTAGATGCTGGTGCCGATTACATTGTTACCCAAATGTTCTTTGATAATAAAAAATATATCGAATTCGTAAAAAAAGCCCGTGAAATGGGAATCACGGTGCCGATCATTCCGGGGATCAAACCAATTGCCACCAAAAAACACCTGAAAATCTTACCGCAGATCTTTAAAATCGATTTGCCGGAAGAGTTGATCAATGAAGTGGAGCATGCTAAAAACAACGAAGCCGTGAAGCAGATCGGTATCGAATGGGCGATCGCGCAATGTAAGGAACTTCTGGATTTCGGAGTTCCGGTATTGCACTTTTACTCCATGGGGAAAAGCGATAATATTAAAAAAGTAGCCGGAGCGCTATTCTAA